Proteins found in one Canis lupus baileyi chromosome 18, mCanLup2.hap1, whole genome shotgun sequence genomic segment:
- the ASB15 gene encoding ankyrin repeat and SOCS box protein 15 isoform X1 encodes MNTSLKNCSSLRKLPLSKLYPVMDTNDDPDDDHLTSYDIQLSIQESIEASKSVFYSERFAPLSDQNRKLVEAIKQGHILELQEYVKYKYALDEADEKGWFPLHEAVVQPIQQILEIVLDDSQRERQRQRQREKQAPCREPDVGLDSGTPGSHPELKVDAQPLSHPGVPILATFKTSSSYQTLWEFKTSDGETPLTLAVKAGLVENVRTLLEKGVWPNTKNDKGETPLLIAVKNGSYDMVFTLLKHNTSLDQPCMKRWSAMHEAAKLGRKDIIALLLNHGGNVHLRDGFGVTPLGVAAEHGHCDVLEHLIHRGGDVFALADDGASVLFEAAGGGNPDCISLLLEYGGSGNVPNRAGHLPIHRAAYEGHYLALKYLIPVTSKNAIQKSGLTPIHSAADGQNVQCLELLIENGFDVNTLLADHISESYDDERKTALYFAVSNNDIQCTEVLLAAGADPNLDPLNCLLVAVRANNHEIVRLLLSHGANVNCYFMHVNDTRFPSAIQYALNDEVMLRLLLNNGYRVEMCFDCMHGNIFGNSFVWSEIEEEVLPGWTSCVIKDNPFCEFITVPWMKHLVGSVIRVLIDYMDYIPLCAKLKSALEVQREWPEIRQILENPCSLKHLCRLKIRRLMGLQRLCQPASMEKLHLPPTIQRYILFKEYDLYGQELNLPFPHQQIEDNLNKKGTHEMSKNAIMKYKHFCVQLGLFIGWRPNSGDD; translated from the exons ATGAACACATCACTCAAAAACTGTAGCAGTTTGAGG AAACTGCCTCTTTCAAAATTATACCCAGTCATGGATACTAATGATGACCCCGATGACGACCATCTTACAAGTTATGATATTCAGCTCAGTATTCAAGAATCCATTGAAGCCAGCAAGTCTGTATTTTATTCTGAAAG ATTTGCACCACTAAGTGATCAAAACAGAAAACTTGTGGAAGCCATAAAACAAG GTCACATTCTTGAGCTCCAggaatatgtgaaatataaatatgcattggATGAAGCTGATGAAAAAGGATGGTTTCCACTGCACGAAGCTGTTGTTCAacccattcaacaaatacttgaaatTGTTCTGGATG attcccagagagagaggcagagacagaggcagagggagaagcaggctccatgcagggagcccgatgtgggactcgattctgggacaccaggatcacaccctgagctgaaggtagatgctcaaccactgagtcacccaggtgtcccaatcttgGCAACTTTTAAAACATCTT cATCCTACCAGACACTCTGGGAGTTCAAGACCTCTGATGGAGAAACACCCTTGACTTTGGCAGTCAAAGCTGGTCTGGTGGAAAATGTAAGAACTTTACTAGAAAAGGGAGTGTGGCCAAACACCAAAAATGACAAAGGAGAGACGCCCCTTCTGATTG CTGTAAAAAATGGCTCCTATGACATGGTGTTCACACTGCTTAAACACAACACCAGCCTTGACCAGCCCTGCATGAAGCGATGGTCAGCAATGCATGAAGCAGCCAAACTAGGCCGCAAAGATATCATAGCTCTGCTACTAAATCACGGAGGCAATGTCCACCTGAGAGATGGATTTGGGGTTACACCATTAGGCGTTGCTGCTGAGCATGGTCACTGTGATGTGTTGGAACACCTGATCCACAGAG GTGGTGATGTGTTTGCTTTGGCGGATGATGGGGCATCAGTGTTGTTTGAGGCAGCAGGAGGGGGCAATCCTGACTGCATTTCCCTCCTGCTGGAATACGGAGGAAGTGGAAATGTACCCAACAGAGCAGGGCATCTTCCAATACACCGAGCTGCCTATGAGGGACATTATCT tgctcTGAAGTATCTTATCCCAGTAACATCCAAAAATGCAATCCAGAAAAGTGGCCTAACACCAATTCACTCTGCAGCAGATGGACAAAATGTGCAATGCCTAGAACTGCTTATTGAAAATGGCTTTGATGTCAATACCCTGCTTGCTGACCACATTTCCGAGAGCTATGATGACGAGCGGAAGACGGCGCTGTATTTTGCCGTTTCTAACAATGACATCCAGTGCACAGAAGTCCTTCTGGCTGCAGGTGCAGACCCAAACCTAGATCCTCTCAACTGTCTACTTGTGGCAGTGAGGGCCAATAACCATGAAATTGTCCGGCTGCTTCTCTCCCATGGAGCTAACGTCAATTGTTATTTTATGCATGTGAATGACACGCGTTTCCCCAGTGCCATTCAGTATGCCCTCAATGACGAGGTAATGCTGAGGCTGTTGCTGAATAATGGCTATCGAGTGGAGATGTGCTTTGACTGCATGCATGGGAACATCTTTGGAAATTCATTTGTGTGGTCAGAGATAGAAGAAGAGGTACTACCAGGGTGGACATCTTGTGTAATAAAAGATAACCCG TTTTGTGAGTTTATTACAGTTCCTTGGATGAAACACTTGGTAGGCAGCGTTATTCGTGTATTAATTGATTACATGGATTATATTCCTCTGTGTGCTAAGCTGAAGTCTGCACTAGAAGTACAGAGAGAATGGCCAGAAATCCGTCAAatactag AGAATCCTTGCTCATTGAAGCATTTGTGCCGGTTAAAAATTCGAAGGCTTATGGGACTCCAGCGACTCTGCCAGCCAGCCTCAATGGAGAAGCTCCATCTACCACCAACCATCCAAAGATACATATTATTTAAAGAGTATGATCTCTATGGACAAGAGCTAAATTTGCC GTTTCCTCATCAGCAAATTGAAGACAATTTAAACAAGAAAGGTACTCATGAAATGAGCAAGAATGCCATCATGAAATACAAACACTTCTGTGTCCAGCTGGGCTTGTTCATTGGTTGGAGACCAAACTCAGGAGATGACTGA
- the ASB15 gene encoding ankyrin repeat and SOCS box protein 15 isoform X9, whose translation MNTSLKNCSSLRKLPLSKLYPVMDTNDDPDDDHLTSYDIQLSIQESIEASKSVFYSERFAPLSDQNRKLVEAIKQASYQTLWEFKTSDGETPLTLAVKAGLVENVRTLLEKGVWPNTKNDKGETPLLIAVKNGSYDMVFTLLKHNTSLDQPCMKRWSAMHEAAKLGRKDIIALLLNHGGNVHLRDGFGVTPLGVAAEHGHCDVLEHLIHRGGDVFALADDGASVLFEAAGGGNPDCISLLLEYGGSGNVPNRAGHLPIHRAAYEGHYLALKYLIPVTSKNAIQKSGLTPIHSAADGQNVQCLELLIENGFDVNTLLADHISESYDDERKTALYFAVSNNDIQCTEVLLAAGADPNLDPLNCLLVAVRANNHEIVRLLLSHGANVNCYFMHVNDTRFPSAIQYALNDEVMLRLLLNNGYRVEMCFDCMHGNIFGNSFVWSEIEEEVLPGWTSCVIKDNPFCEFITVPWMKHLVGSVIRVLIDYMDYIPLCAKLKSALEVQREWPEIRQILENPCSLKHLCRLKIRRLMGLQRLCQPASMEKLHLPPTIQRYILFKEYDLYGQELNLPFPHQQIEDNLNKKGTHEMSKNAIMKYKHFCVQLGLFIGWRPNSGDD comes from the exons ATGAACACATCACTCAAAAACTGTAGCAGTTTGAGG AAACTGCCTCTTTCAAAATTATACCCAGTCATGGATACTAATGATGACCCCGATGACGACCATCTTACAAGTTATGATATTCAGCTCAGTATTCAAGAATCCATTGAAGCCAGCAAGTCTGTATTTTATTCTGAAAG ATTTGCACCACTAAGTGATCAAAACAGAAAACTTGTGGAAGCCATAAAACAAG cATCCTACCAGACACTCTGGGAGTTCAAGACCTCTGATGGAGAAACACCCTTGACTTTGGCAGTCAAAGCTGGTCTGGTGGAAAATGTAAGAACTTTACTAGAAAAGGGAGTGTGGCCAAACACCAAAAATGACAAAGGAGAGACGCCCCTTCTGATTG CTGTAAAAAATGGCTCCTATGACATGGTGTTCACACTGCTTAAACACAACACCAGCCTTGACCAGCCCTGCATGAAGCGATGGTCAGCAATGCATGAAGCAGCCAAACTAGGCCGCAAAGATATCATAGCTCTGCTACTAAATCACGGAGGCAATGTCCACCTGAGAGATGGATTTGGGGTTACACCATTAGGCGTTGCTGCTGAGCATGGTCACTGTGATGTGTTGGAACACCTGATCCACAGAG GTGGTGATGTGTTTGCTTTGGCGGATGATGGGGCATCAGTGTTGTTTGAGGCAGCAGGAGGGGGCAATCCTGACTGCATTTCCCTCCTGCTGGAATACGGAGGAAGTGGAAATGTACCCAACAGAGCAGGGCATCTTCCAATACACCGAGCTGCCTATGAGGGACATTATCT tgctcTGAAGTATCTTATCCCAGTAACATCCAAAAATGCAATCCAGAAAAGTGGCCTAACACCAATTCACTCTGCAGCAGATGGACAAAATGTGCAATGCCTAGAACTGCTTATTGAAAATGGCTTTGATGTCAATACCCTGCTTGCTGACCACATTTCCGAGAGCTATGATGACGAGCGGAAGACGGCGCTGTATTTTGCCGTTTCTAACAATGACATCCAGTGCACAGAAGTCCTTCTGGCTGCAGGTGCAGACCCAAACCTAGATCCTCTCAACTGTCTACTTGTGGCAGTGAGGGCCAATAACCATGAAATTGTCCGGCTGCTTCTCTCCCATGGAGCTAACGTCAATTGTTATTTTATGCATGTGAATGACACGCGTTTCCCCAGTGCCATTCAGTATGCCCTCAATGACGAGGTAATGCTGAGGCTGTTGCTGAATAATGGCTATCGAGTGGAGATGTGCTTTGACTGCATGCATGGGAACATCTTTGGAAATTCATTTGTGTGGTCAGAGATAGAAGAAGAGGTACTACCAGGGTGGACATCTTGTGTAATAAAAGATAACCCG TTTTGTGAGTTTATTACAGTTCCTTGGATGAAACACTTGGTAGGCAGCGTTATTCGTGTATTAATTGATTACATGGATTATATTCCTCTGTGTGCTAAGCTGAAGTCTGCACTAGAAGTACAGAGAGAATGGCCAGAAATCCGTCAAatactag AGAATCCTTGCTCATTGAAGCATTTGTGCCGGTTAAAAATTCGAAGGCTTATGGGACTCCAGCGACTCTGCCAGCCAGCCTCAATGGAGAAGCTCCATCTACCACCAACCATCCAAAGATACATATTATTTAAAGAGTATGATCTCTATGGACAAGAGCTAAATTTGCC GTTTCCTCATCAGCAAATTGAAGACAATTTAAACAAGAAAGGTACTCATGAAATGAGCAAGAATGCCATCATGAAATACAAACACTTCTGTGTCCAGCTGGGCTTGTTCATTGGTTGGAGACCAAACTCAGGAGATGACTGA
- the ASB15 gene encoding ankyrin repeat and SOCS box protein 15 isoform X14 — protein sequence MNTSLKNCSSLRKLPLSKLYPVMDTNDDPDDDHLTSYDIQLSIQESIEASKSVFYSERFAPLSDQNRKLVEAIKQGHILELQEYVKYKYALDEADEKGWFPLHEAVVQPIQQILEIVLDDSQRERQRQRQREKQAPCREPDVGLDSGTPGSHPELKVDAQPLSHPGVPILATFKTSSSYQTLWEFKTSDGETPLTLAVKAGLVENVRTLLEKGVWPNTKNDKGETPLLIAVKNGSYDMVFTLLKHNTSLDQPCMKRWSAMHEAAKLGRKDIIALLLNHGGNVHLRDGFGVTPLGVAAEHGHCDVLEHLIHRGGDVFALADDGASVLFEAAGGGNPDCISLLLEYGGSGNVPNRAGHLPIHRAAYEGHYLALKYLIPVTSKNAIQKSGLTPIHSAADGQNVQCLELLIENGFDVNTLLADHISESYDDERKTALYFAVSNNDIQCTEVLLAAGADPNLDPLNCLLVAVRANNHEIVRLLLSHGANVNCYFMHVNDTRFPSAIQYALNDEVMLRLLLNNGYRVEMCFDCMHGNIFGNSFVWSEIEEEVLPGWTSCVIKDNPRILAH from the exons ATGAACACATCACTCAAAAACTGTAGCAGTTTGAGG AAACTGCCTCTTTCAAAATTATACCCAGTCATGGATACTAATGATGACCCCGATGACGACCATCTTACAAGTTATGATATTCAGCTCAGTATTCAAGAATCCATTGAAGCCAGCAAGTCTGTATTTTATTCTGAAAG ATTTGCACCACTAAGTGATCAAAACAGAAAACTTGTGGAAGCCATAAAACAAG GTCACATTCTTGAGCTCCAggaatatgtgaaatataaatatgcattggATGAAGCTGATGAAAAAGGATGGTTTCCACTGCACGAAGCTGTTGTTCAacccattcaacaaatacttgaaatTGTTCTGGATG attcccagagagagaggcagagacagaggcagagggagaagcaggctccatgcagggagcccgatgtgggactcgattctgggacaccaggatcacaccctgagctgaaggtagatgctcaaccactgagtcacccaggtgtcccaatcttgGCAACTTTTAAAACATCTT cATCCTACCAGACACTCTGGGAGTTCAAGACCTCTGATGGAGAAACACCCTTGACTTTGGCAGTCAAAGCTGGTCTGGTGGAAAATGTAAGAACTTTACTAGAAAAGGGAGTGTGGCCAAACACCAAAAATGACAAAGGAGAGACGCCCCTTCTGATTG CTGTAAAAAATGGCTCCTATGACATGGTGTTCACACTGCTTAAACACAACACCAGCCTTGACCAGCCCTGCATGAAGCGATGGTCAGCAATGCATGAAGCAGCCAAACTAGGCCGCAAAGATATCATAGCTCTGCTACTAAATCACGGAGGCAATGTCCACCTGAGAGATGGATTTGGGGTTACACCATTAGGCGTTGCTGCTGAGCATGGTCACTGTGATGTGTTGGAACACCTGATCCACAGAG GTGGTGATGTGTTTGCTTTGGCGGATGATGGGGCATCAGTGTTGTTTGAGGCAGCAGGAGGGGGCAATCCTGACTGCATTTCCCTCCTGCTGGAATACGGAGGAAGTGGAAATGTACCCAACAGAGCAGGGCATCTTCCAATACACCGAGCTGCCTATGAGGGACATTATCT tgctcTGAAGTATCTTATCCCAGTAACATCCAAAAATGCAATCCAGAAAAGTGGCCTAACACCAATTCACTCTGCAGCAGATGGACAAAATGTGCAATGCCTAGAACTGCTTATTGAAAATGGCTTTGATGTCAATACCCTGCTTGCTGACCACATTTCCGAGAGCTATGATGACGAGCGGAAGACGGCGCTGTATTTTGCCGTTTCTAACAATGACATCCAGTGCACAGAAGTCCTTCTGGCTGCAGGTGCAGACCCAAACCTAGATCCTCTCAACTGTCTACTTGTGGCAGTGAGGGCCAATAACCATGAAATTGTCCGGCTGCTTCTCTCCCATGGAGCTAACGTCAATTGTTATTTTATGCATGTGAATGACACGCGTTTCCCCAGTGCCATTCAGTATGCCCTCAATGACGAGGTAATGCTGAGGCTGTTGCTGAATAATGGCTATCGAGTGGAGATGTGCTTTGACTGCATGCATGGGAACATCTTTGGAAATTCATTTGTGTGGTCAGAGATAGAAGAAGAGGTACTACCAGGGTGGACATCTTGTGTAATAAAAGATAACCCG AGAATCCTTGCTCATTGA
- the ASB15 gene encoding ankyrin repeat and SOCS box protein 15 isoform X5, which yields MNTSLKNCSSLRKLPLSKLYPVMDTNDDPDDDHLTSYDIQLSIQESIEASKSVFYSERFAPLSDQNRKLVEAIKQGHILELQEYVKYKYALDEADEKGWFPLHEAVVQPIQQILEIVLDASYQTLWEFKTSDGETPLTLAVKAGLVENVRTLLEKGVWPNTKNDKGETPLLIAVKNGSYDMVFTLLKHNTSLDQPCMKRWSAMHEAAKLGRKDIIALLLNHGGNVHLRDGFGVTPLGVAAEHGHCDVLEHLIHRGGDVFALADDGASVLFEAAGGGNPDCISLLLEYGGSGNVPNRAGHLPIHRAAYEGHYLALKYLIPVTSKNAIQKSGLTPIHSAADGQNVQCLELLIENGFDVNTLLADHISESYDDERKTALYFAVSNNDIQCTEVLLAAGADPNLDPLNCLLVAVRANNHEIVRLLLSHGANVNCYFMHVNDTRFPSAIQYALNDEVMLRLLLNNGYRVEMCFDCMHGNIFGNSFVWSEIEEEVLPGWTSCVIKDNPFCEFITVPWMKHLVGSVIRVLIDYMDYIPLCAKLKSALEVQREWPEIRQILENPCSLKHLCRLKIRRLMGLQRLCQPASMEKLHLPPTIQRYILFKEYDLYGQELNLPFPHQQIEDNLNKKGTHEMSKNAIMKYKHFCVQLGLFIGWRPNSGDD from the exons ATGAACACATCACTCAAAAACTGTAGCAGTTTGAGG AAACTGCCTCTTTCAAAATTATACCCAGTCATGGATACTAATGATGACCCCGATGACGACCATCTTACAAGTTATGATATTCAGCTCAGTATTCAAGAATCCATTGAAGCCAGCAAGTCTGTATTTTATTCTGAAAG ATTTGCACCACTAAGTGATCAAAACAGAAAACTTGTGGAAGCCATAAAACAAG GTCACATTCTTGAGCTCCAggaatatgtgaaatataaatatgcattggATGAAGCTGATGAAAAAGGATGGTTTCCACTGCACGAAGCTGTTGTTCAacccattcaacaaatacttgaaatTGTTCTGGATG cATCCTACCAGACACTCTGGGAGTTCAAGACCTCTGATGGAGAAACACCCTTGACTTTGGCAGTCAAAGCTGGTCTGGTGGAAAATGTAAGAACTTTACTAGAAAAGGGAGTGTGGCCAAACACCAAAAATGACAAAGGAGAGACGCCCCTTCTGATTG CTGTAAAAAATGGCTCCTATGACATGGTGTTCACACTGCTTAAACACAACACCAGCCTTGACCAGCCCTGCATGAAGCGATGGTCAGCAATGCATGAAGCAGCCAAACTAGGCCGCAAAGATATCATAGCTCTGCTACTAAATCACGGAGGCAATGTCCACCTGAGAGATGGATTTGGGGTTACACCATTAGGCGTTGCTGCTGAGCATGGTCACTGTGATGTGTTGGAACACCTGATCCACAGAG GTGGTGATGTGTTTGCTTTGGCGGATGATGGGGCATCAGTGTTGTTTGAGGCAGCAGGAGGGGGCAATCCTGACTGCATTTCCCTCCTGCTGGAATACGGAGGAAGTGGAAATGTACCCAACAGAGCAGGGCATCTTCCAATACACCGAGCTGCCTATGAGGGACATTATCT tgctcTGAAGTATCTTATCCCAGTAACATCCAAAAATGCAATCCAGAAAAGTGGCCTAACACCAATTCACTCTGCAGCAGATGGACAAAATGTGCAATGCCTAGAACTGCTTATTGAAAATGGCTTTGATGTCAATACCCTGCTTGCTGACCACATTTCCGAGAGCTATGATGACGAGCGGAAGACGGCGCTGTATTTTGCCGTTTCTAACAATGACATCCAGTGCACAGAAGTCCTTCTGGCTGCAGGTGCAGACCCAAACCTAGATCCTCTCAACTGTCTACTTGTGGCAGTGAGGGCCAATAACCATGAAATTGTCCGGCTGCTTCTCTCCCATGGAGCTAACGTCAATTGTTATTTTATGCATGTGAATGACACGCGTTTCCCCAGTGCCATTCAGTATGCCCTCAATGACGAGGTAATGCTGAGGCTGTTGCTGAATAATGGCTATCGAGTGGAGATGTGCTTTGACTGCATGCATGGGAACATCTTTGGAAATTCATTTGTGTGGTCAGAGATAGAAGAAGAGGTACTACCAGGGTGGACATCTTGTGTAATAAAAGATAACCCG TTTTGTGAGTTTATTACAGTTCCTTGGATGAAACACTTGGTAGGCAGCGTTATTCGTGTATTAATTGATTACATGGATTATATTCCTCTGTGTGCTAAGCTGAAGTCTGCACTAGAAGTACAGAGAGAATGGCCAGAAATCCGTCAAatactag AGAATCCTTGCTCATTGAAGCATTTGTGCCGGTTAAAAATTCGAAGGCTTATGGGACTCCAGCGACTCTGCCAGCCAGCCTCAATGGAGAAGCTCCATCTACCACCAACCATCCAAAGATACATATTATTTAAAGAGTATGATCTCTATGGACAAGAGCTAAATTTGCC GTTTCCTCATCAGCAAATTGAAGACAATTTAAACAAGAAAGGTACTCATGAAATGAGCAAGAATGCCATCATGAAATACAAACACTTCTGTGTCCAGCTGGGCTTGTTCATTGGTTGGAGACCAAACTCAGGAGATGACTGA
- the ASB15 gene encoding ankyrin repeat and SOCS box protein 15 isoform X4 yields MNTSLKNCSSLRKLPLSKLYPVMDTNDDPDDDHLTSYDIQLSIQESIEASKSVFYSERFAPLSDQNRKLVEAIKQGHILELQEYVKYKYALDEADEKGWFPLHEAVVQPIQQILEIVLDDSQRERQRQRQREKQAPCREPDVGLDSGTPGSHPELKVDAQPLSHPGVPILATFKTSSSYQTLWEFKTSDGETPLTLAVKAGLVENVRTLLEKGVWPNTKNDKGETPLLIAVKNGSYDMVFTLLKHNTSLDQPCMKRWSAMHEAAKLGRKDIIALLLNHGGNVHLRDGFGVTPLGVAAEHGHCDVLEHLIHRGGDVFALADDGASVLFEAAGGGNPDCISLLLEYGGSGNVPNRAGHLPIHRAAYEGHYLALKYLIPVTSKNAIQKSGLTPIHSAADGQNVQCLELLIENGFDVNTLLADHISESYDDERKTALYFAVSNNDIQCTEVLLAAGADPNLDPLNCLLVAVRANNHEIVRLLLSHGANVNCYFMHVNDTRFPSAIQYALNDEVMLRLLLNNGYRVEMCFDCMHGNIFGNSFVWSEIEEEVLPGWTSCVIKDNPLKSALEVQREWPEIRQILENPCSLKHLCRLKIRRLMGLQRLCQPASMEKLHLPPTIQRYILFKEYDLYGQELNLPFPHQQIEDNLNKKGTHEMSKNAIMKYKHFCVQLGLFIGWRPNSGDD; encoded by the exons ATGAACACATCACTCAAAAACTGTAGCAGTTTGAGG AAACTGCCTCTTTCAAAATTATACCCAGTCATGGATACTAATGATGACCCCGATGACGACCATCTTACAAGTTATGATATTCAGCTCAGTATTCAAGAATCCATTGAAGCCAGCAAGTCTGTATTTTATTCTGAAAG ATTTGCACCACTAAGTGATCAAAACAGAAAACTTGTGGAAGCCATAAAACAAG GTCACATTCTTGAGCTCCAggaatatgtgaaatataaatatgcattggATGAAGCTGATGAAAAAGGATGGTTTCCACTGCACGAAGCTGTTGTTCAacccattcaacaaatacttgaaatTGTTCTGGATG attcccagagagagaggcagagacagaggcagagggagaagcaggctccatgcagggagcccgatgtgggactcgattctgggacaccaggatcacaccctgagctgaaggtagatgctcaaccactgagtcacccaggtgtcccaatcttgGCAACTTTTAAAACATCTT cATCCTACCAGACACTCTGGGAGTTCAAGACCTCTGATGGAGAAACACCCTTGACTTTGGCAGTCAAAGCTGGTCTGGTGGAAAATGTAAGAACTTTACTAGAAAAGGGAGTGTGGCCAAACACCAAAAATGACAAAGGAGAGACGCCCCTTCTGATTG CTGTAAAAAATGGCTCCTATGACATGGTGTTCACACTGCTTAAACACAACACCAGCCTTGACCAGCCCTGCATGAAGCGATGGTCAGCAATGCATGAAGCAGCCAAACTAGGCCGCAAAGATATCATAGCTCTGCTACTAAATCACGGAGGCAATGTCCACCTGAGAGATGGATTTGGGGTTACACCATTAGGCGTTGCTGCTGAGCATGGTCACTGTGATGTGTTGGAACACCTGATCCACAGAG GTGGTGATGTGTTTGCTTTGGCGGATGATGGGGCATCAGTGTTGTTTGAGGCAGCAGGAGGGGGCAATCCTGACTGCATTTCCCTCCTGCTGGAATACGGAGGAAGTGGAAATGTACCCAACAGAGCAGGGCATCTTCCAATACACCGAGCTGCCTATGAGGGACATTATCT tgctcTGAAGTATCTTATCCCAGTAACATCCAAAAATGCAATCCAGAAAAGTGGCCTAACACCAATTCACTCTGCAGCAGATGGACAAAATGTGCAATGCCTAGAACTGCTTATTGAAAATGGCTTTGATGTCAATACCCTGCTTGCTGACCACATTTCCGAGAGCTATGATGACGAGCGGAAGACGGCGCTGTATTTTGCCGTTTCTAACAATGACATCCAGTGCACAGAAGTCCTTCTGGCTGCAGGTGCAGACCCAAACCTAGATCCTCTCAACTGTCTACTTGTGGCAGTGAGGGCCAATAACCATGAAATTGTCCGGCTGCTTCTCTCCCATGGAGCTAACGTCAATTGTTATTTTATGCATGTGAATGACACGCGTTTCCCCAGTGCCATTCAGTATGCCCTCAATGACGAGGTAATGCTGAGGCTGTTGCTGAATAATGGCTATCGAGTGGAGATGTGCTTTGACTGCATGCATGGGAACATCTTTGGAAATTCATTTGTGTGGTCAGAGATAGAAGAAGAGGTACTACCAGGGTGGACATCTTGTGTAATAAAAGATAACCCG CTGAAGTCTGCACTAGAAGTACAGAGAGAATGGCCAGAAATCCGTCAAatactag AGAATCCTTGCTCATTGAAGCATTTGTGCCGGTTAAAAATTCGAAGGCTTATGGGACTCCAGCGACTCTGCCAGCCAGCCTCAATGGAGAAGCTCCATCTACCACCAACCATCCAAAGATACATATTATTTAAAGAGTATGATCTCTATGGACAAGAGCTAAATTTGCC GTTTCCTCATCAGCAAATTGAAGACAATTTAAACAAGAAAGGTACTCATGAAATGAGCAAGAATGCCATCATGAAATACAAACACTTCTGTGTCCAGCTGGGCTTGTTCATTGGTTGGAGACCAAACTCAGGAGATGACTGA